The following proteins come from a genomic window of Candidatus Woesearchaeota archaeon:
- a CDS encoding P-loop NTPase, with protein MAKRICILSGKGGVGKTFVSLNIASAFNAIGRSVILLDADMNSPDLSTSLNMSFSDKSLQKAISGSSKICDCVHLHSSGLKVIPSGLSECIADSSFCRRLKFSLDELDDKAELLIIDGTAGLSGTSIALASLSDAVIIVTTPEKSAVFDSLKIVRALEGSKKPIRIIINMNSGLNFEMDRKSIEALLEKRVILEIPSDPEIKKTIGIGQPIVFYNRESNHSRDFLELAKSIVRGQF; from the coding sequence ATGGCAAAGCGCATATGCATACTTTCTGGAAAAGGCGGGGTAGGAAAGACTTTTGTTTCCCTGAACATAGCATCTGCATTTAATGCAATAGGAAGGTCAGTGATTCTTCTCGATGCAGACATGAACTCCCCTGACCTTTCAACATCCCTTAACATGAGCTTTTCAGACAAAAGCCTTCAGAAGGCAATTTCAGGAAGCTCAAAAATCTGCGACTGCGTCCATCTTCACTCATCCGGGCTGAAGGTAATCCCATCAGGATTATCTGAATGCATTGCAGACTCTTCCTTCTGCCGCAGGCTGAAATTCTCATTGGATGAGCTGGATGACAAGGCAGAGCTCCTGATAATCGACGGAACAGCTGGACTCTCAGGGACGTCAATCGCTCTTGCTTCATTGTCTGATGCAGTAATAATTGTAACAACTCCTGAAAAAAGCGCTGTTTTTGATTCGCTTAAGATTGTGCGCGCCCTTGAAGGCTCAAAAAAGCCGATAAGGATAATCATCAACATGAACTCGGGGCTTAATTTTGAAATGGACCGGAAAAGCATTGAAGCCCTTCTTGAAAAGAGGGTAATCCTTGAGATTCCCTCAGACCCAGAAATAAAGAAAACAATAGGAATTGGGCAGCCCATTGTTTTTTACAACAGGGAATCCAATCATTCAAGGGACTTTTTGGAGCTGGCAAAATCCATTGTCCGCGGACAATTCTAG